A genomic region of Eucalyptus grandis isolate ANBG69807.140 chromosome 5, ASM1654582v1, whole genome shotgun sequence contains the following coding sequences:
- the LOC104447513 gene encoding phosphoglycolate phosphatase 2 — translation MEVHSSTAGAAAAALSPGDFRELFDSVDAFLFDCDGVIWKGDKLIDGVSQTLDFLRSKGKKLVFVTNNSTKSRKEYAKKFGSLGISVSEDEIFSSSFAAAMYLKVNDFPQDKKVYVIGGEGIIEELQLAGYTGLGGPEDSKKTAEWKSNCLFEHDKSVGAVVVGLDPFINYYKLQYGTLCIRENPGCLFIATNRDAVGHMTNLQEWPGAGCMVAAICGSTQKEPIVVGKPSTFMMEFLLKKFQIDCSRMCMVGDRLDTDILFGQNAGCKTLLVLSGVTTLSALQDPANDIQPDYYTNKVSDFLDLLGA, via the exons aTGGAAGTCCATAGTTCGACcgccggcgcggcggcggcggcgctctCCCCCGGCGACTTCCGGGAGCTCTTCGACTCCGTCGACGCCTTCCTCTTCGACTGCGACG GTGTCATCTGGAAGGGAGACAAGCTCATCGACGGCGTTTCTCAGACGCTCGACTTCCTCCGATCCAAA GGGAAGAAGCTGGTGTTCGTGACGAACAACTCGACCAAGTCGAGGAAGGAGTACGCCAAGAAATTCGGTTCTCTCGGGATTTCCGTGAGCGAG GATGAGATCTTCTCGTCGTCGTTCGCGGCCGCCATGTATCTGAAGGTCAATGATTTTCCTCAGGACAAGAAG GTTTATGTGATTGGTGGCGAAGGCATTATAGAGGAACTCCAGCTTGCTGGATATACTGGCCTTGGAGGTCCG GAAGACAGCAAAAAGACAGCAGAGTGGAAATCAAATTGCCTTTTTGAACATGACAAGAGT GTTGGAGCAGTCGTGGTTGGGCTTGACCCCTTCATCAACTACTACAAGCTTCA GTATGGAACCCTCTGCATCCGTGAGAATCCAGGATGCCTTTTTATTGCGACGAATCGAGATGCAGTGGGACACATGACTAATTTACAAGAATGGCCTG GTGCTGGGTGTATGGTTGCAGCCATCTGCGGTTCAACTCAGAAGGAGCCTATAGTGGTCGGGAAGCCATCAACCTTCATGATGGAGTTTTTActaaagaa GTTCCAAATTGATTGTTCAAGGATGTGCATGGTGGGTGATCGATTGGACACCGATATCTTATTTGGGCAAAATGCTGGGTGCAAGACTCTGCTCGTTCTTTCAG GTGTGACAACTCTATCTGCTCTTCAAGACCCAGCTAACGATATTCAGCCAGATTATTACACGAACAAGGTGTCCGACTTTCTCGATCTATTAGGAGCGTGA